The genome window GCACGCCCTTGCCCTGAAGGCCAGCGCGCCAAAGGCCTGATTTTCAAGAATCTTCGGAACCCCTGCGCCTGCCTGAACGTATTCTCCTCAACACCGTCGAGGAGAACGGGTGATGGTAATCAGGATGATCATGGCGGCCCTGGCCGCAACAGGATACGTGTGCGCGGCGTCAGCCGACGATGCCAGCATCAGATACGATGCCCGCGCGGACCTTGGCATGCTGCACGAGATCCGCGACACGGTCTGCGCCAGCGGCGACGAAGTCCTGTTCCTGCCGGTGTCCCACGATGTTCCGGCGAGCGAGACGCGCTATGCCCTCGTCCCTGCCGCAAACCTGAATGTGATCAGCGCCCATGTCGTCACACCTGACCAGCGCGTCTGGCTGATCCGGCATGGCTGCAACAGCCCGGCTTCGCGCCAGCAGGCGTTCATGAATGTGTCGACCGTGACGCCGGGGTCAGGCGGGCTCGACTACTGAGATATTAAGACCGGTCACCTGGTTGCGCTGGCGGCGCAGCACGTTGAACCGGTAGCCGTGGAACACGAAGCTCTGCCCGGCTTCCGGAATGGTCTGCGCTTCGTGGATGACGAGGCCCGCCACCGTCACGGCTTCGTCGTCAGGAAGGTTCCAGTTCATCGCCCGGTTCACATCGCGGATCGGCACCCAGCCATCGACATTGACCGAGCCATCTTCCTGCGGGCGCACGCCCTGCACGGCGATGTCGTGCTCGTCATGGATTGAGCCGACGATCTCTTCGAGAATGTCTTCCAGCGTGATCAGGCCCTGAAGCTCGCCATATTCGTCGATGACGAGGGCGAAGTGGCTGCGTTCTTTCAGGAAGGCATCGAGCTGGTCCTGCACCGGCGTCGTCTCCGGCACGAACCAGGGTTTGCGCATGATGGAATCGAGATCGAGGCTGGCAAGGTTGCCGCCGAGCGGAATGATCGCGCGCAGAAGGTCCTTGGCATGCAGGATACCGACGATCTCTTCCTTTTCGCCGCGATAGAGCGGGATACGCGTGTGCGGGCTGGCCAGCGCCTTCATCACCATCTGGCGCGGATCGAGGTCCGCGCTCAGCATCTTGATGTTCTTGCGGTGGATCATGACGTCTTCGACCGTCAGTTCCTTGAGGTCCAGCGCGCCGACAAGGCGCTGGCGGTCCGCATCGCCCACACCGCCTTCCGAGGCATGCAGGTCGATGGCGCCGCGAATCTCTTCATCCGCCGTAATCGCTTCGGCGGGTGTTCCGAGGCCGACCAGTTTCAGCGTCACCGAAACGATCGCCTGGATCGCGGTCACGATCCATGAGGCGAGCGCCACGAGCACGGAGATGATGCCGGCAACACTCATCGCC of uncultured Hyphomonas sp. contains these proteins:
- a CDS encoding HlyC/CorC family transporter; amino-acid sequence: MIAGYIIAIFVLLALSGFFSGSETALTAASRARMHALEKEGDKRAAAVNRLISNREGLIGSILLGNNVVNILASVLATSLFTQLFGQGGMAMAMATGVMTILVLVFAEVMPKTYAIGRPDAMAMSVAGIISVLVALASWIVTAIQAIVSVTLKLVGLGTPAEAITADEEIRGAIDLHASEGGVGDADRQRLVGALDLKELTVEDVMIHRKNIKMLSADLDPRQMVMKALASPHTRIPLYRGEKEEIVGILHAKDLLRAIIPLGGNLASLDLDSIMRKPWFVPETTPVQDQLDAFLKERSHFALVIDEYGELQGLITLEDILEEIVGSIHDEHDIAVQGVRPQEDGSVNVDGWVPIRDVNRAMNWNLPDDEAVTVAGLVIHEAQTIPEAGQSFVFHGYRFNVLRRQRNQVTGLNISVVEPA